Proteins co-encoded in one Papaver somniferum cultivar HN1 chromosome 5, ASM357369v1, whole genome shotgun sequence genomic window:
- the LOC113282313 gene encoding uncharacterized protein LOC113282313 isoform X1, which translates to MVVTTDLGNTNTMKFLCSYGGKIVPRNTDGKLRYVGGDTRVLALDRSLSFSEVMIKLGELCGSIPVKLRCQLPNEDLDALVSIKSDEDLVNVIEEYDRASKATSNTLKIRSFLSPSSSSKSVKRISPLQSSDTSSIGDDGSFSAIGSSSPPLTGKTVARHHCCVQQISEPPVPYPTVHYYYQNPSNHQIVYYVAHHQGNNTSSNNNRVQY; encoded by the exons atGGTAGTAACTACAGATTTAGGAAACACCAATACGATGAAATTTTTATGTAGTTATGGTGGTAAGATTGTTCCTCGTAATACTGATGGTAAACTTCGTTACGTTGGTGGTGATACTAGGGTTCTTGCCCTTGATCGCTCCCTTTCTTTCTCAG AGGTAATGATAAAGCTTGGAGAATTATGTGGATCAATACCAGTGAAATTGCGCTGTCAATTACCAAATGAGGATTTAGATGCATTGGTTTCAATAAAATCCGACGAAGATCTTGTCAATGTTATCGAAGAATATGATCGAGCTAGTAAAGCTACATCAAACACTCTAAAAATCAGATCGTTTCTGTCACCATCATCATCGTCAAAATCAGTGAAAAGAATTTCACCTCTACAATCGTCAGATACTTCCTCAATCGGTGATGATGGATCATTTTCAGCCATTGGATCATCGTCACCCCCTCTAACAGGCAAGACAGTAGCTCGTCATCATTGTTGTGTTCAACAGATCTCAGAACCACCAGTTCCATATCCAACCGTTCATTATTATTACCAGAATCCTTCGAATCATCAGATAGTTTATTATGTTGCTCATCATCAAGGAAACAACACTAGTAGTAATAATAATCGGGTGCAGTATTAA
- the LOC113282313 gene encoding uncharacterized protein LOC113282313 isoform X2 encodes MVVTTDLGNTNTMKFLCSYGGKIVPRNTDGKLRYVGGDTRVLALDRSLSFSEVMIKLGELCGSIPVKLRCQLPNEDLDALVSIKSDEDLVNVIEEYDRASKATSNTLKIRSFLSPSSSSKSVKRISPLQSSDTSSIGDDGSFSAIGSSSPPLTG; translated from the exons atGGTAGTAACTACAGATTTAGGAAACACCAATACGATGAAATTTTTATGTAGTTATGGTGGTAAGATTGTTCCTCGTAATACTGATGGTAAACTTCGTTACGTTGGTGGTGATACTAGGGTTCTTGCCCTTGATCGCTCCCTTTCTTTCTCAG AGGTAATGATAAAGCTTGGAGAATTATGTGGATCAATACCAGTGAAATTGCGCTGTCAATTACCAAATGAGGATTTAGATGCATTGGTTTCAATAAAATCCGACGAAGATCTTGTCAATGTTATCGAAGAATATGATCGAGCTAGTAAAGCTACATCAAACACTCTAAAAATCAGATCGTTTCTGTCACCATCATCATCGTCAAAATCAGTGAAAAGAATTTCACCTCTACAATCGTCAGATACTTCCTCAATCGGTGATGATGGATCATTTTCAGCCATTGGATCATCGTCACCCCCTCTAACAG